The following are encoded in a window of candidate division KSB1 bacterium genomic DNA:
- a CDS encoding cupin domain-containing protein, translated as MSSISVTHNPSAETLEKLGVKNWPIWTKEVSEFPWFYDEKETCYFLEGEVTVIPEGGDPVIIRKGDLVVFPQGMSCTWKIHKDVRKHYKFG; from the coding sequence ATGAGTTCGATCTCCGTCACCCACAACCCTTCGGCAGAAACTCTGGAAAAGCTGGGTGTGAAAAACTGGCCCATCTGGACAAAAGAGGTCTCGGAGTTCCCCTGGTTCTACGACGAAAAGGAGACCTGCTACTTCTTGGAGGGCGAGGTAACCGTCATCCCAGAAGGGGGTGACCCGGTCATCATCCGCAAGGGCGACCTTGTGGTCTTTCCGCAAGGAATGTCCTGCACATGGAAAATCCACAAGGACGTCCGCAAGCACTACAAGTTTGGATGA